A single window of Sulfitobacter sp. JL08 DNA harbors:
- a CDS encoding accessory factor UbiK family protein, with amino-acid sequence MQTRNKIMDDISQLMTNAMGVAQGAKDEAETAMSSMIDRWLADRDFVTREEFDAVRAMAQKAREENEALKARLDALEAKG; translated from the coding sequence ATGCAGACCCGCAACAAAATCATGGACGATATTTCGCAGTTGATGACCAATGCGATGGGCGTGGCGCAAGGCGCAAAGGACGAGGCGGAAACGGCTATGTCTTCGATGATCGATCGCTGGTTGGCCGATCGCGATTTCGTGACCCGCGAAGAATTCGATGCGGTCCGCGCAATGGCGCAAAAAGCGCGGGAAGAGAATGAGGCACTGAAGGCGCGGCTTGATGCGCTTGAGGCCAAAGGCTGA
- the lgt gene encoding prolipoprotein diacylglyceryl transferase, translated as MHAVLPFPDISPEIFAIDIFGFHLALRWYALAYIVGIVAGWRLVLRAVRTPQLWAHNKAVMTPQQIEDLLTWVILGVILGGRLGYVLFYQAGYYLQNPALILQVWQGGMSFHGGLLGVILAGFLYTKRHNISKLSAADIMALGVPPGLLLGRLANFINAELWGRPTDLPWGVVFPGEAAQSCDGVIGLCARHPSQLYEAVLEGLILGAVLIWLVWRRDGLKSPGRIAGAFFAGYGLARFAVEFVRQPDAQFITPGNPLGLALHIGGYGLTMGQLLSLPMIVLGVYLIRNARRHHDA; from the coding sequence ATGCACGCTGTTCTTCCCTTTCCTGACATCTCGCCCGAGATTTTTGCCATCGACATCTTTGGCTTCCATCTGGCGCTGCGCTGGTACGCGCTGGCCTATATCGTGGGTATCGTTGCGGGCTGGCGTCTGGTGTTGCGCGCCGTTCGAACACCACAACTATGGGCCCACAACAAGGCAGTGATGACCCCGCAGCAGATCGAAGATTTGCTGACTTGGGTGATACTGGGCGTCATTCTGGGCGGCCGGCTAGGTTATGTTCTGTTTTATCAGGCGGGTTACTACCTGCAAAACCCGGCGCTGATCCTGCAGGTCTGGCAAGGCGGCATGTCCTTTCACGGTGGTCTGCTGGGTGTCATACTTGCCGGATTTCTTTACACAAAGCGCCACAACATCAGCAAATTGTCCGCTGCCGACATCATGGCGCTGGGTGTACCGCCGGGTTTGTTGCTGGGACGGCTTGCCAACTTCATCAATGCCGAATTGTGGGGCCGCCCGACCGATCTGCCTTGGGGCGTTGTGTTTCCCGGTGAAGCGGCCCAGTCATGTGATGGCGTGATAGGCCTGTGCGCCCGCCACCCATCGCAACTTTACGAGGCCGTGCTGGAAGGTCTGATCCTTGGCGCTGTCCTGATCTGGCTGGTCTGGCGGCGCGACGGGTTGAAATCGCCCGGGCGCATCGCAGGCGCATTCTTTGCCGGCTATGGTCTGGCCCGGTTTGCGGTCGAGTTTGTCCGCCAGCCGGATGCACAGTTCATCACCCCGGGCAATCCGTTGGGCCTTGCGTTGCATATCGGGGGGTACGGCCTGACGATGGGGCAATTGTTGTCCCTGCCGATGATCGTGCTGGGGGTGTATCTGATCAGAAACGCACGGCGACACCATGACGCTTGA